A part of Halobacillus shinanisalinarum genomic DNA contains:
- the purH gene encoding bifunctional phosphoribosylaminoimidazolecarboxamide formyltransferase/IMP cyclohydrolase translates to MNKKRALLSVSNKQGLTAFAKSLIELGYELVSTGGTKRAIEEAGLAVKSISEITDFPEIMGGRVKTLHPSVHGGLLAKRGNEDHMKQLAELGIATIDLVAVNLYPFKETIAKEDVTEADAIENIDIGGPTMLRAAAKSFEDVAVVVDPADYDEVIASLQTGELSFDARKQLAAKVFRHTANYDAMIAGYFADVTEESYPETYTATYEKVQSLRYGENPHQTAAFYKKANYDGASLADARQLNGKELSYNNIQDANAALDVVLEFQEPAAVAVKHMNPCGVGTGKSLFEAYGKAYAGDPVSIFGGIVALNREVDEQTAAKLKEIFLEIVIAPSFSQEALDLLTQKKNLRLLEIEMKKPGVQTHKLTSVSGGLLVQDTDEGSLEDVELEVATDRQPTEQELKDLALGWQVVKHVKSNAIVIAKSDQTLGVGAGQMNRVGAAKIALEQAGAQAEGAIMASDAFFPMPDTVETAAHAGVKAIIQPGGSKRDQDSIDACNKHGIAMVFTKMRHFKH, encoded by the coding sequence ATGAACAAGAAGCGCGCACTTCTAAGTGTATCTAATAAACAAGGCTTAACTGCTTTTGCAAAGAGTTTAATCGAACTAGGTTACGAACTCGTCTCTACAGGTGGAACGAAGCGGGCGATTGAAGAAGCCGGCTTAGCTGTGAAATCAATTTCAGAAATTACTGATTTCCCGGAAATTATGGGTGGACGTGTGAAAACACTGCACCCGTCGGTTCATGGTGGATTGCTTGCAAAACGCGGCAATGAAGACCACATGAAACAATTGGCTGAGCTTGGCATCGCAACGATCGATCTTGTCGCTGTAAACCTCTATCCGTTTAAGGAAACGATCGCTAAAGAAGATGTTACAGAGGCAGATGCGATTGAGAATATCGATATCGGCGGCCCGACGATGCTTCGTGCAGCAGCTAAAAGCTTTGAAGATGTCGCTGTTGTTGTGGATCCAGCCGATTACGACGAAGTGATTGCAAGTTTGCAAACAGGTGAGCTTTCTTTTGATGCACGTAAACAGCTCGCCGCTAAAGTGTTCCGTCACACCGCCAATTATGATGCAATGATTGCTGGCTATTTTGCGGACGTAACGGAGGAATCGTATCCAGAAACGTACACGGCTACATATGAAAAGGTGCAGTCATTACGTTATGGTGAAAACCCGCACCAAACCGCGGCTTTTTATAAAAAAGCAAATTATGACGGTGCTTCGTTAGCCGATGCTAGACAATTAAATGGCAAAGAGCTTTCTTATAACAACATACAAGATGCCAATGCAGCTTTGGATGTTGTTCTTGAGTTTCAAGAGCCAGCAGCTGTTGCTGTCAAACATATGAACCCGTGTGGTGTAGGAACAGGGAAATCGCTTTTTGAAGCCTATGGTAAAGCATATGCCGGTGATCCGGTTTCTATTTTTGGCGGTATTGTTGCCTTGAATCGTGAAGTGGACGAACAGACGGCAGCAAAGCTTAAGGAGATTTTCCTTGAGATCGTGATCGCCCCCTCCTTTAGTCAAGAAGCGCTGGATCTTCTCACACAGAAAAAGAATTTGCGTTTGCTTGAAATTGAAATGAAGAAGCCTGGTGTTCAAACCCATAAGCTTACTTCTGTAAGTGGCGGCTTACTCGTTCAGGACACGGATGAAGGCTCACTTGAAGACGTTGAGCTTGAAGTGGCAACAGACCGTCAACCAACAGAACAAGAGCTTAAGGATCTAGCATTAGGCTGGCAAGTGGTCAAACACGTAAAATCCAATGCCATTGTGATTGCGAAATCAGATCAAACACTTGGTGTCGGTGCAGGTCAAATGAATCGTGTTGGAGCTGCCAAAATAGCTCTTGAACAAGCGGGTGCTCAGGCAGAAGGTGCGATAATGGCTTCCGATGCCTTTTTCCCGATGCCGGATACAGTTGAAACGGCAGCACATGCCGGTGTGAAAGCGATTATTCAGCCGGGTGGCTCAAAACGCGACCAAGATTCGATTGATGCCTGTAATAAGCATGGCATTGCGATGGTATTTACGAAAATGCGTCATTTCAAACATTAA
- a CDS encoding heptaprenylglyceryl phosphate synthase, protein MDYNVKEWNHVFKLDPNKPLSDSDLKIICESGTDAVIIGGTDGITYENVFTLLMRVQTYEIPCVLEVSAIDAISPEFDGYFIPMVFNSKEKRFMLDVQHEAVKQFGDFIDWNDMLVEGYCVMNEQAKVFQATNCTMPDQEDVIAYARMAEHMFHLPIFYIEYSGRYGDANLVRETAEQLHDTLLFYGGGIRSAAEARQMKEHADVIVVGDILYENIQAALETVQACKE, encoded by the coding sequence GTGGACTATAATGTGAAAGAATGGAATCATGTTTTTAAACTAGACCCGAATAAACCGTTGTCTGACAGCGACCTTAAGATAATATGTGAATCTGGAACGGATGCGGTTATTATTGGCGGAACAGATGGCATCACGTATGAAAACGTGTTTACACTGTTGATGAGAGTGCAAACATATGAGATACCTTGTGTGCTTGAGGTTTCAGCGATTGATGCCATTTCACCTGAGTTTGATGGGTACTTCATTCCGATGGTGTTTAATAGTAAGGAGAAACGTTTCATGCTCGATGTCCAGCACGAAGCGGTAAAACAATTTGGGGATTTTATCGACTGGAATGACATGCTTGTCGAAGGCTATTGTGTCATGAATGAACAGGCCAAAGTTTTTCAAGCAACCAACTGTACAATGCCTGATCAGGAAGACGTGATTGCCTATGCCCGAATGGCCGAGCATATGTTTCATCTCCCGATTTTTTATATCGAATACAGTGGACGTTACGGCGATGCGAATCTAGTACGTGAGACGGCAGAACAGCTGCACGATACTTTGTTATTTTATGGCGGGGGAATCCGTTCTGCTGCGGAGGCAAGGCAAATGAAGGAACATGCGGACGTTATTGTCGTCGGTGATATCCTATATGAAAATATCCAGGCCGCACTTGAAACGGTACAGGCTTGTAAAGAATAA
- the purM gene encoding phosphoribosylformylglycinamidine cyclo-ligase, which produces MSQSYKQAGVDVEAGYEAVDRMKKHVARTMRPEVMGGLGAFAGLFDISQMSYKHPVLVTGTDGVGTKLKLAFEMDQHDTIGIDVVAMCVNDIVAQGADPLLFLDYIACGKNDPAKIEQIVKGISDGCEQAGSALVGGETAEMPGMYQDDEYDLAGFVVGMADKEKLITGEQVQPGDVLVGLPSSGVHSNGFSLVRKIIDQYNLDLQMTYTPFDKPFGEILLTPTRIYASAIKTLKEAVLVKGMAHVTGGGFYENIPRTLPEGLGVKLDQNSWNIPPVFDFLRKHGDLTIDDMFGVFNMGIGMVAVVSEEEVASSLDALRAAGEEAQVIGYVTEQKGIHWS; this is translated from the coding sequence TTGAGCCAATCTTATAAACAAGCAGGTGTGGATGTAGAGGCAGGTTATGAAGCTGTTGATCGTATGAAGAAGCACGTGGCACGAACGATGCGCCCAGAAGTGATGGGCGGTCTGGGTGCATTTGCTGGCTTATTTGACATTAGCCAGATGAGCTATAAGCACCCTGTGCTCGTGACAGGAACAGATGGAGTTGGAACTAAACTTAAGCTCGCGTTTGAAATGGATCAACATGACACAATTGGCATCGATGTCGTAGCGATGTGTGTGAACGACATCGTTGCTCAAGGCGCGGATCCACTATTATTTTTAGATTATATTGCCTGTGGCAAAAATGACCCGGCCAAAATAGAACAGATCGTTAAAGGTATTTCGGACGGCTGTGAACAAGCAGGCAGTGCCCTTGTTGGCGGTGAAACTGCTGAGATGCCTGGCATGTACCAGGATGATGAATATGACCTAGCTGGCTTTGTTGTCGGAATGGCCGATAAAGAAAAGCTGATTACAGGAGAGCAGGTGCAACCAGGGGATGTTTTGGTCGGCCTGCCGTCAAGTGGTGTCCATTCGAACGGTTTTTCACTCGTTAGAAAAATCATCGATCAGTACAACCTTGATCTTCAGATGACCTATACCCCTTTTGACAAACCATTCGGGGAAATCCTTTTAACACCGACAAGGATTTACGCAAGTGCCATTAAAACACTAAAAGAGGCTGTGCTTGTAAAAGGGATGGCTCATGTAACAGGTGGTGGGTTCTATGAAAATATTCCACGCACGCTTCCTGAGGGATTAGGAGTCAAGCTAGATCAAAATAGCTGGAACATACCGCCAGTGTTTGATTTTCTTCGTAAGCATGGAGACTTGACTATTGATGATATGTTCGGAGTGTTTAACATGGGCATCGGTATGGTTGCGGTTGTTTCTGAAGAGGAGGTTGCGTCTTCACTTGACGCTTTACGAGCGGCAGGAGAAGAGGCGCAAGTAATTGGTTACGTCACGGAACAGAAGGGAATTCATTGGTCATGA
- a CDS encoding adenine deaminase C-terminal domain-containing protein, which yields MNEQRFRWRNRQLREHVAVVEGKLAPTKLVKNTTYLNVYLKQWMTGHIWIYEDRIIYSGPELPPLTEGTEIIDGQGSYIVPGYVEPHVHPYQLYNPLSLAQHAVQTGTTTLINDNLMWVFLTDKKKAFSLLEDCAKLSASVFWWARFDSQSALQEEDQYDFDDQVLSWLNHDAVIQGGELTAWPNVLYGGDDQMLHWMQEAKRSRKPLEGHLPGASWKTLVKMKLLGLDSEHESMTADEVMDRLMHGYQTGLRYSSIRPDLPDILKGLKEKNLTHFDKLMYTTDGSTPGFLSEGLINVCIKIAIEAGIPAIDAYLMGSYQPARHFGLEDRIGSLGAGRVAHLNFLSDPTDPTPHSVIAKGEWMKRDHNNVASHTEVHWVENGVAPLDINWGLTDDDLQFSMPIGMEMVNEVIMKPYAIDNDVSVDRLPPETREAFLTLLDRDGKWQVNTLLKGFTDSLGGLVSSYSNTGDFILIGNSREDTKLAFERMKELGGGIVLADQGEIVYELPLRLGGIMADMQMSSLVEEEHRLREHLNSYGYAFGDPVYTLLFLSSMHLPYIRITPKGIMDVKKKEVLYPAMMR from the coding sequence GTGAATGAACAACGCTTCCGTTGGCGTAATAGACAGTTGCGTGAACACGTAGCCGTCGTGGAAGGTAAACTTGCGCCAACCAAACTAGTAAAAAATACAACCTACTTAAATGTCTACTTGAAACAATGGATGACTGGCCATATATGGATCTATGAGGATCGCATCATTTACTCTGGCCCAGAGCTTCCTCCTCTCACGGAAGGGACAGAAATCATTGATGGACAAGGAAGTTATATCGTCCCCGGCTATGTCGAGCCACATGTACATCCTTATCAGTTATATAACCCACTCAGCTTAGCACAGCATGCTGTCCAAACGGGAACAACAACACTGATTAATGATAACTTAATGTGGGTTTTTTTAACAGACAAAAAGAAAGCGTTTTCTTTACTTGAAGACTGCGCGAAGTTATCTGCTTCTGTGTTTTGGTGGGCTCGATTTGATTCACAGTCTGCCCTGCAGGAAGAGGACCAGTATGACTTCGATGATCAAGTGTTATCGTGGCTCAATCATGATGCAGTCATTCAAGGGGGAGAACTGACAGCGTGGCCTAATGTGCTGTATGGTGGCGACGATCAGATGCTGCATTGGATGCAAGAGGCGAAGCGTTCCCGAAAACCGCTTGAAGGTCATTTGCCTGGCGCATCGTGGAAGACGTTAGTGAAGATGAAGTTACTTGGACTTGATTCAGAACATGAATCAATGACGGCGGATGAAGTGATGGACCGATTGATGCATGGATATCAGACGGGCCTTCGTTATTCATCGATACGCCCGGATTTACCTGATATTTTAAAAGGGCTGAAGGAAAAGAATCTTACCCATTTTGATAAGTTGATGTACACAACGGATGGATCTACGCCTGGCTTTTTGAGTGAAGGATTGATCAATGTTTGTATAAAAATTGCTATCGAAGCAGGTATTCCTGCGATTGACGCCTATTTAATGGGCTCTTATCAGCCAGCCCGTCATTTTGGTCTCGAAGACCGGATTGGAAGCCTTGGGGCCGGTCGAGTGGCTCACCTGAACTTTTTGTCAGATCCAACTGATCCTACTCCCCACTCTGTGATCGCAAAAGGAGAATGGATGAAACGTGATCATAACAATGTGGCAAGTCATACAGAGGTTCACTGGGTAGAAAACGGGGTCGCTCCGCTTGATATAAACTGGGGATTGACCGATGATGATCTGCAATTTTCTATGCCGATTGGGATGGAGATGGTGAATGAAGTTATTATGAAGCCATACGCGATAGATAATGACGTATCGGTAGATCGTTTGCCCCCTGAAACGAGAGAAGCTTTTCTTACTTTGCTAGACAGAGATGGAAAATGGCAGGTCAATACATTATTAAAGGGATTTACCGATTCACTCGGTGGTCTTGTAAGCTCTTATTCTAATACCGGAGACTTTATTTTAATAGGAAATTCACGAGAGGATACGAAGCTTGCCTTTGAGCGGATGAAAGAGCTTGGCGGTGGTATCGTCCTCGCTGATCAGGGTGAAATTGTCTATGAACTGCCATTACGGCTTGGTGGAATTATGGCGGATATGCAGATGTCATCTTTAGTAGAGGAAGAGCATAGACTAAGAGAGCACCTAAACTCTTATGGATACGCCTTCGGGGACCCCGTGTACACCTTACTGTTTCTATCATCGATGCATCTCCCTTATATTAGAATTACACCAAAGGGAATTATGGATGTGAAAAAGAAAGAGGTACTTTATCCTGCGATGATGCGTTAA
- the pcrA gene encoding DNA helicase PcrA: protein MTQAINPLLKGLNEQQRNAVTHTDGPLLIMAGAGSGKTRVLTHRIAYLLNEKDVAPRNVLAITFTNKAAREMKERVEALVGPEGEKIWMSTFHSMCVRILRRDIDRIGYDRNFSILDSSDQLSVIKQVLKALNLDPKKWDPRAMLGAISNAKNELLTPEDYVRDAASIHEEQIAEVYKGYQKKLRKNQSLDFDDLIMQTLTLFERLPEVLEYYQRRFQYIHVDEYQDTNHAQYQLVSYLASRYQNLCVVGDSDQSIYGWRGADIKNILSFEKDYPTARTIMLEQNYRSTELILNAANKVIGNNSGRKAKNLWTDNTGGNKIQYHEAGTEREEGLFVTDHIEDMIRSGRFQYKDVAILYRTNAQSRTIEETFVKAGVPYQMIGGTKFYDRKEIKDLLAYLRLIANPNDDLSYQRVVNEPKRGVGKTSLDKLQAYATDHDISLFEASAEIDFVGVSAKAAKSIMNFYTMIKNWAQQQEFLSATDMVAEVIERTGYEEMLRNEKSLEAQSRLENIEEFKSVTKNFEENSEDKTLVAFLTDLALIADIDQMNEDPTSDDTVTLMTLHSAKGLEFPVVFLIGMEENVFPHSRSLMDDEEMEEERRLAYVGITRAERQLFMSHAKMRTLYGRTNMNPISRFINEIPEEFVEGKDEQEELPFFNKKRETTPIPSQAQKQPTKRAPKKIDKGSSGGEKISWQPGDKAKHKKWGEGTVVKVQGEGDGMELDIAFPAPTGIKRLLARFAPITKA, encoded by the coding sequence ATGACGCAAGCAATAAACCCTTTACTTAAGGGATTAAACGAACAACAACGAAATGCGGTGACCCATACCGATGGACCGCTCTTAATAATGGCAGGGGCCGGAAGCGGAAAAACTCGAGTACTCACCCACCGAATCGCCTACTTACTTAATGAAAAGGATGTCGCCCCTCGTAATGTATTGGCGATCACCTTTACGAATAAAGCCGCACGGGAGATGAAGGAGCGTGTCGAAGCCCTCGTTGGACCTGAAGGCGAGAAAATTTGGATGTCGACCTTCCACTCGATGTGTGTACGAATTTTGCGTAGAGATATTGACAGAATTGGATATGATCGTAATTTTTCTATACTCGATTCCAGTGACCAGCTTTCTGTGATCAAGCAAGTTTTAAAAGCGTTGAATCTTGATCCTAAGAAATGGGATCCGCGTGCGATGCTTGGAGCGATTAGCAATGCTAAAAATGAGCTGCTCACACCAGAAGATTATGTCCGTGATGCAGCGAGTATACATGAGGAACAGATTGCAGAAGTGTACAAGGGATATCAGAAGAAGCTAAGGAAGAATCAATCACTCGATTTTGATGATTTAATTATGCAGACATTGACACTGTTTGAACGTCTTCCTGAAGTACTCGAATATTACCAGCGCCGTTTTCAGTACATTCATGTCGATGAGTATCAGGATACAAACCATGCTCAGTACCAGCTGGTCAGTTATTTGGCGAGCCGTTATCAGAATCTATGTGTGGTTGGCGACTCGGATCAATCGATTTATGGCTGGCGTGGAGCCGATATTAAAAACATTCTTTCCTTCGAAAAAGATTACCCTACCGCACGAACAATTATGCTTGAACAAAACTATCGTTCAACCGAATTGATTTTAAATGCGGCAAACAAAGTGATCGGCAACAACAGCGGTCGTAAAGCGAAGAATCTTTGGACAGACAATACCGGCGGGAATAAAATTCAATACCATGAAGCCGGGACAGAGAGGGAAGAAGGGTTATTTGTAACAGATCATATTGAGGACATGATTCGCAGTGGACGTTTTCAATACAAAGATGTCGCAATTCTGTATCGTACAAATGCCCAGTCCCGTACGATTGAGGAAACGTTTGTAAAAGCAGGGGTTCCTTATCAAATGATCGGTGGAACAAAGTTCTATGATCGTAAGGAAATCAAGGACTTGCTTGCTTATTTGCGTTTGATTGCCAATCCGAATGATGATCTAAGCTACCAGCGTGTCGTCAATGAACCGAAGCGTGGTGTCGGGAAGACGAGTCTTGATAAACTGCAGGCTTATGCAACTGATCATGATATTTCTCTTTTTGAAGCATCGGCAGAAATTGATTTTGTAGGTGTAAGTGCGAAAGCGGCGAAATCGATCATGAACTTCTATACCATGATTAAAAACTGGGCTCAGCAGCAAGAGTTTCTATCAGCGACAGATATGGTGGCGGAAGTGATTGAAAGAACAGGCTATGAAGAGATGCTTCGCAATGAAAAAAGTCTCGAAGCGCAAAGTCGTTTAGAGAATATCGAAGAATTCAAATCAGTAACGAAGAATTTTGAGGAAAATAGTGAAGATAAAACGCTTGTCGCTTTTCTGACAGACCTTGCTTTGATTGCTGATATCGACCAAATGAATGAAGATCCGACGAGTGATGATACCGTAACCTTAATGACCCTTCACTCTGCAAAAGGGCTTGAATTCCCTGTCGTATTTCTAATCGGGATGGAGGAGAACGTCTTTCCGCATAGCCGCTCGCTCATGGATGATGAGGAAATGGAAGAAGAACGCCGTCTTGCCTACGTAGGAATTACCCGGGCTGAACGTCAGTTGTTTATGAGCCATGCGAAAATGCGCACACTATATGGACGGACCAATATGAATCCGATCAGCCGTTTTATCAACGAAATTCCCGAAGAATTCGTCGAAGGGAAAGACGAGCAAGAGGAACTGCCATTTTTTAATAAGAAACGCGAAACAACACCTATTCCATCTCAAGCCCAGAAACAACCGACGAAACGTGCCCCGAAAAAGATCGACAAGGGCTCTTCAGGTGGGGAGAAAATTTCCTGGCAGCCAGGGGACAAAGCTAAGCATAAAAAATGGGGCGAGGGTACAGTTGTTAAAGTTCAAGGGGAAGGTGACGGTATGGAGCTTGATATTGCTTTCCCTGCTCCAACAGGAATTAAACGCTTGCTTGCCCGATTCGCACCGATAACGAAAGCGTAA
- the purD gene encoding phosphoribosylamine--glycine ligase yields MKVLVIGRGGREHSLIQKLASSTQVESLFAAPGNAGMGEQAVRVQVEETDQEQLVAFAKENGVDLTIIGPENPLLDGLADRFMEAGLKVFGPTQAAALIEGSKHFAKQLMQKYDIPTADYQAFKDAEKAKAYIREQGAPIVVKADGLAAGKGVVVAETVEEACEAVEDMLLEGQFGDASREIVVEEFLQGAEFSLMAFVNGENVYPMVTAQDHKRAYDGDKGPNTGGMGAFAPASHLPWEDYDYAVESILKKTASALVTEGRSFTGILYAGLIQTDAGPKVIEFNARFGDPETQVILPLLTNDLTQVLTDVLDGRNPQLKWFEKACAGVVVASAGYPGSYKKGVRLPEWRKEDAFAIHAGTEDADGGYVTSGGRVLLVGAVATTLDKALNAVYSSLTAFDEHEGFFYRKDIGNSFQTE; encoded by the coding sequence ATGAAGGTTCTAGTTATCGGACGTGGAGGACGTGAGCACAGCCTCATCCAAAAGCTCGCTTCAAGTACACAAGTTGAATCCCTTTTTGCGGCACCTGGGAATGCGGGTATGGGGGAGCAGGCTGTCCGTGTCCAGGTGGAGGAAACCGATCAGGAACAGCTTGTCGCTTTTGCTAAAGAAAATGGAGTTGACCTGACGATTATTGGCCCGGAAAACCCGTTATTAGACGGGCTGGCCGATCGCTTTATGGAGGCTGGTCTCAAAGTGTTCGGGCCAACTCAAGCAGCTGCCTTGATCGAGGGAAGTAAGCATTTCGCTAAACAGCTAATGCAGAAATACGATATTCCAACGGCTGATTATCAAGCTTTCAAGGATGCTGAAAAGGCAAAAGCCTATATCCGTGAACAAGGTGCGCCCATTGTTGTAAAAGCAGATGGATTAGCAGCAGGAAAAGGTGTTGTTGTTGCAGAAACGGTGGAAGAAGCATGTGAAGCTGTTGAGGATATGCTGCTTGAAGGTCAATTCGGTGATGCAAGCAGGGAAATCGTCGTCGAAGAATTTCTGCAAGGTGCGGAATTTTCCTTGATGGCTTTTGTCAATGGAGAAAATGTCTATCCGATGGTAACTGCCCAAGATCATAAGCGTGCCTATGACGGGGATAAAGGTCCAAACACTGGTGGAATGGGTGCCTTTGCTCCTGCTAGCCACTTACCTTGGGAGGATTATGATTATGCCGTTGAGTCAATCTTGAAGAAGACAGCTTCAGCTTTAGTGACTGAAGGTCGGTCGTTTACGGGTATTTTATATGCGGGATTGATTCAAACAGATGCAGGTCCTAAGGTAATTGAGTTTAACGCACGTTTTGGTGATCCTGAAACCCAGGTCATTTTGCCGCTTTTAACTAATGACCTTACCCAAGTACTGACAGATGTCCTTGATGGAAGAAATCCGCAACTCAAATGGTTTGAGAAAGCATGTGCAGGTGTCGTCGTAGCTTCTGCAGGTTATCCTGGAAGTTATAAAAAAGGTGTACGGCTGCCGGAATGGCGGAAGGAAGATGCTTTCGCTATCCATGCAGGGACAGAGGATGCAGATGGTGGGTATGTTACAAGCGGCGGACGCGTACTGCTTGTGGGAGCGGTGGCGACAACACTCGACAAGGCCCTTAACGCTGTGTATAGTTCATTGACTGCTTTTGACGAGCATGAAGGGTTTTTTTATAGGAAAGATATCGGCAATTCGTTTCAAACTGAATGA
- a CDS encoding YerC/YecD family TrpR-related protein has translation MQIDKLRGKTLDQLFEAILSLENVEECYEFFDDLATMNEVQSLAQRLEVARMLREGFTYHKIETETGASTATISRVKRCLNYGNDAYTQALDRVQANKTK, from the coding sequence GTGCAAATTGATAAACTACGCGGGAAAACGCTAGACCAGCTTTTTGAAGCAATACTATCATTAGAAAATGTAGAAGAGTGCTATGAATTCTTTGATGACTTAGCAACAATGAATGAGGTTCAATCGTTAGCCCAGCGCCTTGAAGTCGCACGTATGTTAAGGGAAGGGTTTACGTACCACAAAATTGAAACAGAAACAGGGGCTTCAACTGCTACGATCTCACGTGTGAAGCGCTGCTTGAATTATGGAAATGATGCTTACACCCAGGCGCTCGATCGCGTGCAGGCGAATAAAACGAAATAA
- the purN gene encoding phosphoribosylglycinamide formyltransferase: MMNLAVFASGTGSNFDAVMNAIENGNLDARVSLLVSDRIDAGVIEKAQKRHVDTVVFNPKSFVNKEAFERALLADCKDRGVEWIILAGYMRLIGPTLLTAYEDRIVNIHPSLLPAFPGKDAIGQAFEKKVKITGVTVHFVDDGMDTGPIIDQEAVRIEAQDRKEDVERKIQAVEHVLYPRVIQSLKAKEESK, from the coding sequence ATGATGAACCTAGCTGTTTTTGCATCGGGAACCGGTTCGAATTTCGATGCGGTGATGAATGCAATAGAAAACGGAAATCTTGATGCAAGGGTTTCCTTGCTCGTTTCTGATCGAATCGATGCAGGCGTGATTGAAAAAGCACAAAAAAGACATGTCGACACCGTCGTGTTTAATCCGAAATCATTTGTGAATAAAGAGGCTTTTGAGCGAGCCTTGCTTGCTGATTGTAAGGATAGAGGAGTTGAATGGATTATCCTTGCTGGATACATGCGGCTTATTGGCCCAACATTACTTACGGCATATGAGGATCGAATCGTAAATATTCACCCATCTCTGCTACCGGCCTTTCCGGGAAAAGATGCAATCGGACAGGCTTTTGAGAAGAAGGTTAAAATTACAGGGGTAACGGTTCATTTTGTCGACGATGGCATGGATACAGGACCAATTATCGATCAGGAAGCTGTTCGTATCGAAGCACAGGATAGAAAGGAAGATGTCGAGCGAAAGATTCAAGCGGTAGAGCATGTGCTGTATCCGCGTGTCATTCAGTCATTAAAGGCCAAGGAGGAATCCAAATGA
- a CDS encoding DUF3048 domain-containing protein has translation MVWLIVAVVFMLALAACANQAEDDSKQEHQDNKETKVEKGDKGETTETDNETIYPLTGEPANGPVDHRILSVMVNNHSDARPQTGLSKADIVYEVLAEGPITRFLALFHSEIPEVIGPVRSARPYYVKLASAYDALYVYHGAANFINEMVHESGIDFADGALYDNDGELFKRATDRKAPHNSYLLTSGVDSLLGKKGYDSSKKIEPLSFADEPAFDGQSAQQVKVVYGERETVSYTYDPETGQYKRTSDGEPTIEKETNERIAVDNVFIVKTEHQVVDDAGRREIDLTSGGDGFLVQKGQMIEVEWKNKNGRILPFKDGEVVSFVPGKTWVNIVPERPDIIMAE, from the coding sequence ATGGTCTGGTTGATTGTGGCGGTCGTTTTCATGCTCGCCCTTGCAGCCTGTGCGAATCAAGCAGAGGATGATAGCAAGCAGGAGCATCAGGATAATAAAGAGACAAAGGTCGAAAAAGGGGACAAAGGTGAAACAACAGAGACAGATAATGAAACGATTTATCCGTTAACAGGTGAGCCTGCCAACGGGCCGGTTGATCATCGTATCCTTTCTGTGATGGTGAATAATCATAGTGATGCACGTCCCCAGACTGGGTTAAGTAAAGCGGATATTGTCTATGAAGTGTTAGCCGAAGGGCCGATTACTCGTTTTCTAGCCTTGTTTCATAGTGAAATTCCAGAGGTCATTGGACCAGTAAGAAGTGCACGACCGTATTATGTAAAGTTAGCAAGTGCTTATGATGCACTATATGTCTATCACGGGGCAGCGAATTTTATAAACGAAATGGTTCATGAAAGCGGGATTGATTTTGCTGATGGAGCATTATACGATAATGATGGAGAGCTGTTTAAGCGTGCAACAGATCGTAAGGCTCCCCACAATTCCTATCTATTAACCTCTGGAGTCGACTCTCTGCTTGGGAAAAAAGGGTATGACAGCTCGAAAAAAATTGAACCATTGTCATTTGCGGACGAGCCTGCTTTTGATGGACAATCAGCACAACAAGTAAAGGTTGTTTATGGTGAGCGTGAAACGGTAAGCTATACCTATGATCCGGAGACGGGGCAGTATAAACGCACAAGTGATGGAGAGCCGACAATAGAGAAAGAGACGAACGAGCGCATTGCCGTAGATAATGTCTTTATTGTAAAAACAGAACATCAGGTTGTCGACGATGCAGGGCGCCGTGAAATTGACTTAACATCAGGCGGCGATGGGTTTTTAGTACAAAAAGGGCAAATGATTGAGGTAGAATGGAAGAATAAGAATGGTAGAATTTTACCTTTTAAAGACGGAGAAGTTGTCAGTTTCGTTCCTGGGAAGACATGGGTGAACATCGTTCCAGAGCGACCAGACATCATTATGGCTGAGTAA